The Glutamicibacter mishrai DNA window GCAACGACGTGACGGACCGAGATGCTCAAAAATCTGATGACCTGTGGATCAGTGCCAAGAGTCCCGACACTTTCACTCCCGCAGGTCCCTGGATTGTTGTCGGCCTCGACGATAGCGAATTAGAAGTCGGCATCGTGCACAATGGCGAGGCGCTGGAAACCTCGACGACTCAGAATCTGGGGTGGGGTGTTGATGAGATTTTGGTTTATCTCAGCGGCTTGATGACCTTGCATCCTGGAGACCTCATCCTGACTGGTTTCCCCGCCAAGTCACGGCCAATCGCGGCGGGCGACGAGGTCATTTGCAAGATAGAAGGCATCGGGGAGCTGAAAAACCCCGTCATCCAAGCCGGCTAGATGCCTTCCTTGAGCCGCGACTCAGTGAGCCATCATTGAGTCGCGCTCAATAAGCGGCATATCAATCTGGTGCTCGCCAGGCTTTAGATTTCCATCCAGCAGCAGCTCAACAGCGAGCGAGCCCATTTCTTCGTAAGGAAGACGGATTGAACTCAGCTGGGGTCGAAGATACCTGGCAATGATTTCATCATCGAAAGACAGGACAGATAAATCATTGCCCGGGGTCAGTCCTTGTTCGGCGAGCGCCTGGAAGACACCCATGGCTACACGGTCATTGGCGCAAATGATGGCGTCCGGGCTGTGCCCTTCAGCAAGTAACTGCGTGGTAGCTTCATAACCATCAGTAGGGTTCCAGTCATCTAGCACCCAGTGGCCAAGGACTTCGAGTTTCGTTTCGGCCAGGGCGCCGCGCAATGAACTGAACCGACGGGAAATACTGGGGTACGTCCGTGGATCTTTCTCAGCGTTCGCCAGTTCACCTATGACCGCGACAGTACGTGCTCCGGATTCAACCACACGCTGCACCGCTCTGGCACCTGATTCCCTTTCGTTGGGTAGTACCGCAGTGCAGGGACTGTCATCAATGCCATTGACCAGCACAGTAGGTAATCCAGTATGTGGAATCTTCAAGTCGCGTTGACGAGAATCCATGAATCCAAGAATGAGACCGTCGACATCGCGGTCCGTCATCTGGGTAATGGCTTCAGCAATCTGGTCTGGCTTGCCGAAGGTTTCGGCGATGAGCACTGTATGGTCTCGCGCCTCAGCCGCGCGAAGGATGCCGGTGATCATTTCGGAGGCAAAGCGAGTCACGGTGACTTGATCAGAGATGAAGCCGAGGGTGCGGGTCTTGCCACTTCGCAAAGACTGGGCGGCAGCGTTGGGGCGGTACCCCAATCCCTTGGCGACTTCACGAACGCGTTCTTTCGCTTCCGCCGATAGCCGGGCGCCTTCTTTGTTATTCAAGATGAGACTGACTGCCGCTTTGGACATTCCCGAGGCCTTTGCCACGTCAGCTAGTGTTACCCGCTTTGCTTTGTGCGTTTCCACGATTCCCTCTTGCGACAGTCTTACATGCAATTATTCGAGCCTAGCCTATTGCGGGGATCGATTCACGCTGTTAGAGTCTTCTGCTAAATGCATTTAGCACTCTCTTATTGAAGGATGGCAGCGTTGCCCGAAGCACAGCAGGTCGCGGTGAAGCGACCACAGCTACATTTCACTGCAAAGAAAAACTGGATCAATGATCCCAACGGCTTGTTCTTTGACGGGAAGCAGTACCACCTCTACTTCCAGTACAACCCCAACGGCGTTGGCCATGGCTACATGTCATGGGGCCATGCAGTCAGCACCGACCTGGTGAACTGGGAAGAACTGCCTGTCGCGATTCTGCACGGCGATGTCGCTGACATCTTCTCCGGCTCCATCGTGGTGGATCGCGAAAACACCACTGGCTTCGGCGACGGCACTGTTGCACCGGTCATTGCCA harbors:
- a CDS encoding LacI family DNA-binding transcriptional regulator; translation: METHKAKRVTLADVAKASGMSKAAVSLILNNKEGARLSAEAKERVREVAKGLGYRPNAAAQSLRSGKTRTLGFISDQVTVTRFASEMITGILRAAEARDHTVLIAETFGKPDQIAEAITQMTDRDVDGLILGFMDSRQRDLKIPHTGLPTVLVNGIDDSPCTAVLPNERESGARAVQRVVESGARTVAVIGELANAEKDPRTYPSISRRFSSLRGALAETKLEVLGHWVLDDWNPTDGYEATTQLLAEGHSPDAIICANDRVAMGVFQALAEQGLTPGNDLSVLSFDDEIIARYLRPQLSSIRLPYEEMGSLAVELLLDGNLKPGEHQIDMPLIERDSMMAH